One window from the genome of Anguilla rostrata isolate EN2019 chromosome 5, ASM1855537v3, whole genome shotgun sequence encodes:
- the LOC135256192 gene encoding uncharacterized protein LOC135256192 — MASVLSVLVLLLLWLGTQLPCKASQCYAEADGNSTSVPGPLLLRQYLLAWVKWVMESVPEDWWPGSELSLWLTLTGMAVRTVLEVLIYLASNWETVRSIRNMLQTITQKLATIGRVFFWVTGGVNALYWWVRGHPRPSSGTIPQDVKVVLEEKIRTLELQVETLQRTLAAKEQELTNSQPNAPLSKKEGSGRRRRRKKGKNRRSG; from the exons ATGGCGTCCGTTTTGAGTGTACTCGTTTTACTTCTGCTGTGGCTCGGCACGCAGCTGCCGTGCAAGGCCAGCCAGTGCTACG CGGAAGCGGACGGGAATTCCACCTCGGTCCCCGGCCCGCTCCTCCTGCGGCAGTACCTGCTTGCCTGGGTCAAATGG GTGATGGAGAGTGTACCGGAGGACTGGTGGCCAGGGTCTGAGCTGTCCTTGTGGCTGACGCTGACCGGCATGGCTGTACGGACAGTCCTGGAGGTGCTCATTTACCTGGCCTCTAACTGGGAGACGGTCCGCTCCATCAGGAATATGCTCCAGACCATCACCCAGAAGCTGGCCACT ATTGGAAGGGTTTTCTTCTGGGTCACTGGGGGCGTGAACGCCCTCTACTGGTGGGTCAGAGGACATCCTCGTCCGAGTAGTGGGACAATTCCACAAGATGTAAAGGTCGTGCTGGAAG AGAAAATCAGAACTCTGGAACTCCAGGTGGAAACCCTGCAGAGGACGCTAGCCGCTAAGGAACAGGAGCTGACAAATTCACAACC GAATGCGCCTCTCTCGAAGAAGGAGGGAAGTGGCAGACGGAGAAGACGAAAGAAGGGCAAAAACAGAAGGAGCGGTTAA
- the LOC135255912 gene encoding uncharacterized protein LOC135255912 isoform X1, with the protein MSNCVAFHTQIASIMEVLANAAVAEICKLVDDGYAVLRLEMSQSQKENKALKRKLQMLELRIARGYTERNSVNSRPLGVQCFEKTRRTVTGPSATQRRDGEIMVVDEDHAPTQAAVERDECADVEEEMTESLLIKEERSEEDRDPQRAMNSREERAVEWRAGSREKRPVEETQNKAANHTEELTEQHRTRRAVWECTDMEEGGTEALLIKEEGPEESLRRRNPRTGRRNAEGGAFPTGRASGAVERGGAVGGRVPALNKQTAPERPLEDLTEHSAPSSLWECADMEEGRAESLLIKEEKLEEDRDPQREMNSRQERLVDSGSDGLGQAPPLMHRETRPCVWEVSGLESPLKGETERAETLQHTGCEQSAGRLHTSCPEFLMCERTSQLRTLCTQGAGETEADVPSCSYATESSSESLSIHSGLQSLPPSGKAAASSLSLGSLDLKPEAVMIDSASTEEEAEMHSAWTEEAFSRNIVSQHRYHRGERERMEAIPGSVDVCPPFAQISVRDGTDAAHMLVSDVNARVPFHDEISPPKGIGTHRVGRREKLFICTYCGKAFNRPKKVEIHQRVHTGEKPYRCTICGRCFAEAGNLKKHLRVHTGEKPFRCTSCGRMFASIQNLRTHEQRDHPDVLSGR; encoded by the exons ATGTCGAATTGTGTTGCGTTCCATACACAGATCGCTTCCATCATGGAGGTGCTAGCGAACGCGGCCGTGGCAGAGATCTGCAAACTTGTGGACGATGGATATGCGGTTTTACGCTTGGAAATGTCCCAAAGCCAGAAAGAGAACAAAGCCTTAAAGAGGAAACTGCAGATGCTGGAGCTCCGGATCGCCCGGGGATATACAGAGAGGAACTCCGTAAATTCTCGCCCTCTTGGAGTTCAGTGTTTCGAAAAAACCAGAAGAACAGTTACCG GGCCTTCAGCCACACAGAGGAGAGATGGGGAAATTATGGTTGTGGATGAAGACCACGCACCAACGCAGGCTGCCGTTGAGAGAGACGAG TGTGCAGACGTGGAGGAGGAAATGACTGAATCTCTTCTGATAAAGGAGGAGAGATCCGAAGAGGACAGAGACCCACAGAGAGCGATGAACTCCAGGGAGGAGA GAGCGGTGGAGTGGAGGGCAGGCAGCAGGGAAAAACGTCCCGTTGAGGAAACGCAGAATAAAGCAGCGAATCACACAGAggagctcactgagcagcacaggaccAGACGCGCTGTTTGGGAG TGCACAGacatggaggagggagggactgAAGCGCTTCTCATAAAGGAGGAGGGGCCGGAGGAGAGCCTCCGGAGGCGAAACCCACGGACGGGGCGGAGGAACGCAGAGGGCGGCGCCTTTCCCACTGGAAGAGCTTCAG GAGCTGTGGAGCGGGGAGGCGCTGTCGGGGGAAGAGTTCCCGCCCTGAACAAGCAGACAGCGCCGgagcgccccctggaggacCTCACTGAGCACAGCGCCCCGAGCAGCCTTTGGGAG TGTGCAGACATGGAGGAGGGAAGGGCTGAATCGCTTCTGATAAAGGAGGAGAAACTGGAAGAGGACCGAGacccacagagagagatgaaCTCCAGGCAGGAGA GATTGGTGGACTCAGGCTCTGACGGTTTGGgacaggctccgcccctgaTGCACAGAGAGACCAGGCCCTGCGTTTGGGAGGTCAGTGGACTGGAGTCTCCTCttaagggagagacagagagagcagagacgcTTCAGCACACAGGATGTGAACAGAGCGCAGGAAGACTCCACACTTCCTGTCCTGAGTTCTTAATGTGTGAGAGAACTAGTCAACTGAGGACTCTGTGTACACAGGGGGCTGGTGAAACAGAGGCTGATGTTCCCTCCTGCTCTTATGCTACAGAAAGCAGCTCTGAGAGCCTGTCCATTCACTCAGGGCTGCAGTCACTTCCTCCCTCAGGGAAAGCTGCTGCCAGTAGTCTGTCATTGGGGTCTCTAGATCTTAAGCCAGAGGCTGTAATGATAGACTCTGCATCGACTGAAGAGGAGGCTGAGATGCACTCCGCATGGACTGAAGAAGCATTTTCCAGAAATATTGTATCGCAGCACAGATatcacagaggagagagggagagaatggaaGCGATCCCAGGAAGTGTTGACGTGTGTCCCCCATTTGCCCAAATATCGGTGAGAGACGGCACTGACGCGGCACACATGCTGGTGTCTGATGTGAACGCTCGCGTGCCCTTCCATGATGAAATATCGCCGCCGAAGGGCATCGGTACGCACAGAGTGGGCAGACGGGAGAAACTGTTCATTTGTACATACTGCGGGAAGGCTTTCAATCGTCCGAAAAAGGTCGAGATACACCAGAGAGTTCACACCGGGGAGAAACCATACAGATGCACCATTTGTGGGCGGTGTTTTGCTGAGGCAGGCAATCTCAAAAAGCATCTGAGGGTTCACACGGGAGAGAAGCCGTTCAGGTGTACGTCCTGTGGGAGAATGTTTGCCTCCATACAAAACCTCAGAACGCACGAGCAGAGAGACCATCCTGACGTGCTTAGCGGGAGATGA
- the LOC135255927 gene encoding sperm protein associated with the nucleus on the X chromosome N2-like: MKLSIFLLCLLGTSLVFAENQDSGSSSNSSEENLDSGSNSNSSEEDLDSGSNSSSSEEDLDSGSNSSSSEVNLHQHKAMIPIRSNLH, translated from the exons ATGAAGCTCTCCATCTTTCTGCTGTGTCTCCTCGGAACCAGCCTGGTATTTGCA GAAAACCAGGATTCAGGGTCTAGCTCAAATTCGTCTGAG GAAAACCTGGATTCTGGGTCAAACTCAAATTCATCTGAG GAGGACCTGGATTCTGGGTCTAACTCAAGTTCATCTGAG GAGGACCTGGATTCTGGGTCTAACTCAAGTTCATCTGAG gtgaaTCTTCATCAGCACAAAGCCATGATTCCTATCAGATCTAACCTGCATTGA
- the LOC135255912 gene encoding zinc finger and SCAN domain-containing protein 2-like isoform X3, whose protein sequence is MSNCVAFHTQIASIMEVLANAAVAEICKLVDDGYAVLRLEMSQSQKENKALKRKLQMLELRIARGYTERNSVNSRPLGVQCFEKTRRTVTGPSATQRRDGEIMVVDEDHAPTQAAVERDECADVEEEMTESLLIKEERSEEDRDPQRAMNSREERAVEWRAGSREKRPVEETQNKAANHTEELTEQHRTRRAVWECTDMEEGGTEALLIKEEGPEESLRRRNPRTGRRNAEGGAFPTGRASGAVERGGAVGGRVPALNKQTAPERPLEDLTEHSAPSSLWECADMEEGRAESLLIKEEKLEEDRDPQREMNSRQERLVDSGSDGLGQAPPLMHRETRPCVWEAADGEKRSLTSLHIKEEKPEEVLGNTVHHREEENSGDKTDPESLPFHSETMSFPVWEEVPGGGVSLPRGSDVRAEDALEESVPEEEAAVALSPLHGVSGAAARIQRGRHGDQRRGQAAGRSPSRAQTAACERNRPAARPFQPRDGFPASGPPRSLHRASDRKRKFVCQYCGKGFSRAKELEIHRRVHTGERPFSCAQCGKSFSQSCNLKTHLSVHTGEKPFACAVCGKNFTRVSHLKRHQSIHSRREPVQCETLLLQIQP, encoded by the exons ATGTCGAATTGTGTTGCGTTCCATACACAGATCGCTTCCATCATGGAGGTGCTAGCGAACGCGGCCGTGGCAGAGATCTGCAAACTTGTGGACGATGGATATGCGGTTTTACGCTTGGAAATGTCCCAAAGCCAGAAAGAGAACAAAGCCTTAAAGAGGAAACTGCAGATGCTGGAGCTCCGGATCGCCCGGGGATATACAGAGAGGAACTCCGTAAATTCTCGCCCTCTTGGAGTTCAGTGTTTCGAAAAAACCAGAAGAACAGTTACCG GGCCTTCAGCCACACAGAGGAGAGATGGGGAAATTATGGTTGTGGATGAAGACCACGCACCAACGCAGGCTGCCGTTGAGAGAGACGAG TGTGCAGACGTGGAGGAGGAAATGACTGAATCTCTTCTGATAAAGGAGGAGAGATCCGAAGAGGACAGAGACCCACAGAGAGCGATGAACTCCAGGGAGGAGA GAGCGGTGGAGTGGAGGGCAGGCAGCAGGGAAAAACGTCCCGTTGAGGAAACGCAGAATAAAGCAGCGAATCACACAGAggagctcactgagcagcacaggaccAGACGCGCTGTTTGGGAG TGCACAGacatggaggagggagggactgAAGCGCTTCTCATAAAGGAGGAGGGGCCGGAGGAGAGCCTCCGGAGGCGAAACCCACGGACGGGGCGGAGGAACGCAGAGGGCGGCGCCTTTCCCACTGGAAGAGCTTCAG GAGCTGTGGAGCGGGGAGGCGCTGTCGGGGGAAGAGTTCCCGCCCTGAACAAGCAGACAGCGCCGgagcgccccctggaggacCTCACTGAGCACAGCGCCCCGAGCAGCCTTTGGGAG TGTGCAGACATGGAGGAGGGAAGGGCTGAATCGCTTCTGATAAAGGAGGAGAAACTGGAAGAGGACCGAGacccacagagagagatgaaCTCCAGGCAGGAGA GATTGGTGGACTCAGGCTCTGACGGTTTGGgacaggctccgcccctgaTGCACAGAGAGACCAGGCCCTGCGTTTGGGAG GCTGCAGACGGGGAGAAGCGATCCCTTACATCACTTCATATAAAGGAGGAGAAACCAGAGGAAGTTCTGGGGAACACTGTGCatcacagagaggaggagaacagTGGGGACA AAACGGATCCAGAGAGCCTGCCGTTTCACTCAGAGacgatgtcatttcctgtttgggaGGAAGTGCCTGGAGGTGGTGTGTCCCTGCCCAGAGGCTCAGATGTGAGAGCGGAGGATGCGTTAGAGGAATCTGTGCCTGAGGAAGAGGCCGCAGTGGCGCTCTCTCCGCTCCATGGCGTGTCAGGGGCTGCAGCTCGTATCCAGCGCGGTCGCCATGGAGACCAAAGGCGGGGGCAGGCAGCCGGCAGGTCTCCCTCCCGCGCGCAGACCGCCGCGTGCGAGAGAAACCGCCCCGCTGCGCGCCCGTTTCAGCCCCGCGACGGTTTCCCCGCCTCCGGTCCGCCCCGCTCTCTCCACAGGGCCTccgacaggaagaggaagttcGTCTGTCAGTACTGCGGCAAGGGCTTCTCCCGGGCGAAGGAGCTGGAGATCCACCGCAGGGTGCACACGGGAGAGAGACCGTTCAGCTGCGCGCAGTGCGGGAAGAGCTTCAGCCAGTCCTGCAACCTGAAGACGCACCTGAGCGTGCACACGGGCGAGAAGCCGTTCGCGTGCGCGGTCTGCGGGAAGAACTTCACCCGCGTCAGCCATCTTAAACGACACCAGAGCATTCACAGCAGGAGGGAACCCGTTCAGTGTGAAACGCTTCTCCTGCAGATTCAGCCTTAA
- the LOC135255912 gene encoding zinc finger protein 235-like isoform X4 — MSNCVAFHTQIASIMEVLANAAVAEICKLVDDGYAVLRLEMSQSQKENKALKRKLQMLELRIARGYTERNSVNSRPLGVQCFEKTRRTVTGPSATQRRDGEIMVVDEDHAPTQAAVERDECADVEEEMTESLLIKEERSEEDRDPQRAMNSREERAVEWRAGSREKRPVEETQNKAANHTEELTEQHRTRRAVWECADMEEGRAESLLIKEEKLEEDRDPQREMNSRQERLVDSGSDGLGQAPPLMHRETRPCVWEVSGLESPLKGETERAETLQHTGCEQSAGRLHTSCPEFLMCERTSQLRTLCTQGAGETEADVPSCSYATESSSESLSIHSGLQSLPPSGKAAASSLSLGSLDLKPEAVMIDSASTEEEAEMHSAWTEEAFSRNIVSQHRYHRGERERMEAIPGSVDVCPPFAQISVRDGTDAAHMLVSDVNARVPFHDEISPPKGIGTHRVGRREKLFICTYCGKAFNRPKKVEIHQRVHTGEKPYRCTICGRCFAEAGNLKKHLRVHTGEKPFRCTSCGRMFASIQNLRTHEQRDHPDVLSGR; from the exons ATGTCGAATTGTGTTGCGTTCCATACACAGATCGCTTCCATCATGGAGGTGCTAGCGAACGCGGCCGTGGCAGAGATCTGCAAACTTGTGGACGATGGATATGCGGTTTTACGCTTGGAAATGTCCCAAAGCCAGAAAGAGAACAAAGCCTTAAAGAGGAAACTGCAGATGCTGGAGCTCCGGATCGCCCGGGGATATACAGAGAGGAACTCCGTAAATTCTCGCCCTCTTGGAGTTCAGTGTTTCGAAAAAACCAGAAGAACAGTTACCG GGCCTTCAGCCACACAGAGGAGAGATGGGGAAATTATGGTTGTGGATGAAGACCACGCACCAACGCAGGCTGCCGTTGAGAGAGACGAG TGTGCAGACGTGGAGGAGGAAATGACTGAATCTCTTCTGATAAAGGAGGAGAGATCCGAAGAGGACAGAGACCCACAGAGAGCGATGAACTCCAGGGAGGAGA GAGCGGTGGAGTGGAGGGCAGGCAGCAGGGAAAAACGTCCCGTTGAGGAAACGCAGAATAAAGCAGCGAATCACACAGAggagctcactgagcagcacaggaccAGACGCGCTGTTTGGGAG TGTGCAGACATGGAGGAGGGAAGGGCTGAATCGCTTCTGATAAAGGAGGAGAAACTGGAAGAGGACCGAGacccacagagagagatgaaCTCCAGGCAGGAGA GATTGGTGGACTCAGGCTCTGACGGTTTGGgacaggctccgcccctgaTGCACAGAGAGACCAGGCCCTGCGTTTGGGAGGTCAGTGGACTGGAGTCTCCTCttaagggagagacagagagagcagagacgcTTCAGCACACAGGATGTGAACAGAGCGCAGGAAGACTCCACACTTCCTGTCCTGAGTTCTTAATGTGTGAGAGAACTAGTCAACTGAGGACTCTGTGTACACAGGGGGCTGGTGAAACAGAGGCTGATGTTCCCTCCTGCTCTTATGCTACAGAAAGCAGCTCTGAGAGCCTGTCCATTCACTCAGGGCTGCAGTCACTTCCTCCCTCAGGGAAAGCTGCTGCCAGTAGTCTGTCATTGGGGTCTCTAGATCTTAAGCCAGAGGCTGTAATGATAGACTCTGCATCGACTGAAGAGGAGGCTGAGATGCACTCCGCATGGACTGAAGAAGCATTTTCCAGAAATATTGTATCGCAGCACAGATatcacagaggagagagggagagaatggaaGCGATCCCAGGAAGTGTTGACGTGTGTCCCCCATTTGCCCAAATATCGGTGAGAGACGGCACTGACGCGGCACACATGCTGGTGTCTGATGTGAACGCTCGCGTGCCCTTCCATGATGAAATATCGCCGCCGAAGGGCATCGGTACGCACAGAGTGGGCAGACGGGAGAAACTGTTCATTTGTACATACTGCGGGAAGGCTTTCAATCGTCCGAAAAAGGTCGAGATACACCAGAGAGTTCACACCGGGGAGAAACCATACAGATGCACCATTTGTGGGCGGTGTTTTGCTGAGGCAGGCAATCTCAAAAAGCATCTGAGGGTTCACACGGGAGAGAAGCCGTTCAGGTGTACGTCCTGTGGGAGAATGTTTGCCTCCATACAAAACCTCAGAACGCACGAGCAGAGAGACCATCCTGACGTGCTTAGCGGGAGATGA
- the LOC135255912 gene encoding uncharacterized protein LOC135255912 isoform X2 produces MEVLANAAVAEICKLVDDGYAVLRLEMSQSQKENKALKRKLQMLELRIARGYTERNSVNSRPLGVQCFEKTRRTVTGPSATQRRDGEIMVVDEDHAPTQAAVERDECADVEEEMTESLLIKEERSEEDRDPQRAMNSREERAVEWRAGSREKRPVEETQNKAANHTEELTEQHRTRRAVWECTDMEEGGTEALLIKEEGPEESLRRRNPRTGRRNAEGGAFPTGRASGAVERGGAVGGRVPALNKQTAPERPLEDLTEHSAPSSLWECADMEEGRAESLLIKEEKLEEDRDPQREMNSRQERLVDSGSDGLGQAPPLMHRETRPCVWEVSGLESPLKGETERAETLQHTGCEQSAGRLHTSCPEFLMCERTSQLRTLCTQGAGETEADVPSCSYATESSSESLSIHSGLQSLPPSGKAAASSLSLGSLDLKPEAVMIDSASTEEEAEMHSAWTEEAFSRNIVSQHRYHRGERERMEAIPGSVDVCPPFAQISVRDGTDAAHMLVSDVNARVPFHDEISPPKGIGTHRVGRREKLFICTYCGKAFNRPKKVEIHQRVHTGEKPYRCTICGRCFAEAGNLKKHLRVHTGEKPFRCTSCGRMFASIQNLRTHEQRDHPDVLSGR; encoded by the exons ATGGAGGTGCTAGCGAACGCGGCCGTGGCAGAGATCTGCAAACTTGTGGACGATGGATATGCGGTTTTACGCTTGGAAATGTCCCAAAGCCAGAAAGAGAACAAAGCCTTAAAGAGGAAACTGCAGATGCTGGAGCTCCGGATCGCCCGGGGATATACAGAGAGGAACTCCGTAAATTCTCGCCCTCTTGGAGTTCAGTGTTTCGAAAAAACCAGAAGAACAGTTACCG GGCCTTCAGCCACACAGAGGAGAGATGGGGAAATTATGGTTGTGGATGAAGACCACGCACCAACGCAGGCTGCCGTTGAGAGAGACGAG TGTGCAGACGTGGAGGAGGAAATGACTGAATCTCTTCTGATAAAGGAGGAGAGATCCGAAGAGGACAGAGACCCACAGAGAGCGATGAACTCCAGGGAGGAGA GAGCGGTGGAGTGGAGGGCAGGCAGCAGGGAAAAACGTCCCGTTGAGGAAACGCAGAATAAAGCAGCGAATCACACAGAggagctcactgagcagcacaggaccAGACGCGCTGTTTGGGAG TGCACAGacatggaggagggagggactgAAGCGCTTCTCATAAAGGAGGAGGGGCCGGAGGAGAGCCTCCGGAGGCGAAACCCACGGACGGGGCGGAGGAACGCAGAGGGCGGCGCCTTTCCCACTGGAAGAGCTTCAG GAGCTGTGGAGCGGGGAGGCGCTGTCGGGGGAAGAGTTCCCGCCCTGAACAAGCAGACAGCGCCGgagcgccccctggaggacCTCACTGAGCACAGCGCCCCGAGCAGCCTTTGGGAG TGTGCAGACATGGAGGAGGGAAGGGCTGAATCGCTTCTGATAAAGGAGGAGAAACTGGAAGAGGACCGAGacccacagagagagatgaaCTCCAGGCAGGAGA GATTGGTGGACTCAGGCTCTGACGGTTTGGgacaggctccgcccctgaTGCACAGAGAGACCAGGCCCTGCGTTTGGGAGGTCAGTGGACTGGAGTCTCCTCttaagggagagacagagagagcagagacgcTTCAGCACACAGGATGTGAACAGAGCGCAGGAAGACTCCACACTTCCTGTCCTGAGTTCTTAATGTGTGAGAGAACTAGTCAACTGAGGACTCTGTGTACACAGGGGGCTGGTGAAACAGAGGCTGATGTTCCCTCCTGCTCTTATGCTACAGAAAGCAGCTCTGAGAGCCTGTCCATTCACTCAGGGCTGCAGTCACTTCCTCCCTCAGGGAAAGCTGCTGCCAGTAGTCTGTCATTGGGGTCTCTAGATCTTAAGCCAGAGGCTGTAATGATAGACTCTGCATCGACTGAAGAGGAGGCTGAGATGCACTCCGCATGGACTGAAGAAGCATTTTCCAGAAATATTGTATCGCAGCACAGATatcacagaggagagagggagagaatggaaGCGATCCCAGGAAGTGTTGACGTGTGTCCCCCATTTGCCCAAATATCGGTGAGAGACGGCACTGACGCGGCACACATGCTGGTGTCTGATGTGAACGCTCGCGTGCCCTTCCATGATGAAATATCGCCGCCGAAGGGCATCGGTACGCACAGAGTGGGCAGACGGGAGAAACTGTTCATTTGTACATACTGCGGGAAGGCTTTCAATCGTCCGAAAAAGGTCGAGATACACCAGAGAGTTCACACCGGGGAGAAACCATACAGATGCACCATTTGTGGGCGGTGTTTTGCTGAGGCAGGCAATCTCAAAAAGCATCTGAGGGTTCACACGGGAGAGAAGCCGTTCAGGTGTACGTCCTGTGGGAGAATGTTTGCCTCCATACAAAACCTCAGAACGCACGAGCAGAGAGACCATCCTGACGTGCTTAGCGGGAGATGA